The Miscanthus floridulus cultivar M001 chromosome 7, ASM1932011v1, whole genome shotgun sequence genome includes a region encoding these proteins:
- the LOC136463098 gene encoding uncharacterized protein, whose amino-acid sequence MRTEPIDAEAIMRLGGGKKHGRLWIADGAIDSTTVPSLDAIRARSTSSSQPIRPRPSPALQQVQALQAELQETRRQSQEQNAELTAQLQAQKVAFEAAQKQMAEMMVIMQSLGQASGVPVQFSAPPPPTPAATPLPSAGSNQPASASPGDPAFPSPSSHRLA is encoded by the exons atgcgcactgagcccattgatgcagaggcgatcatgaggctcggaggaggcaagaagcacgggcggctgtggattgcagacggcgccatcgactccaccactgttccctccctcgacgctatccgagcacggagcacgagctccagccagcccatacgtccacggccttctccagcactgcagcaggtccaagcactccag gccgagctgcaagaaacaagaaggcaaagtcaagagcagaacgcggagctgaccgcacagctgcaggcccagaaggtcgcgttcgaggccgcgcagaagcagatggcggagatgatggtgatcatgcaaagtcttgggcaagcatcgggtgtacctgtgcagttttcagctcctccacctcctactcctgcagctactcct cttccgtccgcgggttccaatcaacccgctagtgcgtcaccgggtgatcctgcttttccttcaccatcgtctcataggctagcttga